A stretch of Besnoitia besnoiti strain Bb-Ger1 chromosome V, whole genome shotgun sequence DNA encodes these proteins:
- a CDS encoding SCY kinase-related protein (incomplete catalytic triad) (encoded by transcript BESB_062710) — protein MGNPLLKLYSVDKESAIDGGRFLRWTIYRGHQKDRVSSASSLVSLFCFDKKVLSSAPLLGSPALRSALLALLQQEAHLLQRLRHPQLLHLVQPLQEDKNSLVFCTRLVETTLREQLLDQVAPPASAGGFGGGRLGNRSYSGPEPDGTASCGGEGGLDSSPSGGRRAPLSLLEIKSGLLDLAEALQFLHVDAQLIHLNVNPDSVFFTPKGQWRLGGLGFAREVSGDGGADMLVDCGFSFGSASGSAHASVSVVPPLYYSAPELAASQPGKCCRASDIYSLGLLMAEVLLGPVPSSGARLLKTNEWDVNSHQAQCRRLLPLRPNMFASSPYFSSSSAAGSLPTLMALLSSMLNSDPSQRPTVEQFLQSPFFQDMNMRALRFLEALHEKDESQEIQFLKGFLPLLQQQEEFHHASLLRNRVLGPLLDALAFPPLYPYVLPNLCFVIKQLDDRPYFQSEVWPRVRPLLTAREIQIESVLFLMNELEYLMTQCSDEAIQQDLHPLIVKCMQIQEPRIQEAVLTRLANVYQKFDYTLLRTAVLPRVLALIQQATSSAVRIQGLAAVTAMAVAFDRSTIVEQIVSVVQQVCAADRSGVVCVAACTTLDTLAKQVGLKTTAERLLPILLPLLMEDQLTAAQFDIVHRTVTSLLSKVEATRRKQFALQLEQASAVAAALPPSTAASSFSPVFLDGGQRPGSSGLFDGSHNAGSQPLPFEALLMSPSSASGARQASQPPPPPLPPSLPPPFPPSPAPPAIPPTSASSSLCPSFASFSAAATADDPFLLVASSELGASPPLRAGSAATQSTAPAHLGPLSTAARASAPPAVSSSLLFAATRLPSDGACPLAPLPKLPEEIFGSPAGNAAPWQAAPPQRGPPVQPETGVASSSPLAPPGLTGAANDVAKDSHLGGAALQNGGRTNPCKESGSSLEDLLGASFPSPPVSREAQLRDAFADLHPPSASSSSMTALAPRVDPFANLDPPPTSSASPAVVFPPLSNGAPSAGAGGCGGGLDPFARLAGAGLGSAAPGPAVAPSSASLTNAFSQGNAFLGQVSGTSGLGSSAKVDPFANLSSLRM, from the exons AGACAAAAATTCCCTTGTTTTTTGCACAAGACTCGTTGAGACGACTCTTCGCGAACAGCTCCTCGACCAGGTTGCcccgcctgcgagcgccggcggctttGGGGGGGGGCGCTTGGGGAACAGGTCCTACTCTGGGCCTGAGCCCGATGGAACTGCGTCTTGTGGAGGTGAGGGGGGACTTGATAGCTCCCCCtcaggcgggcgccgggcTCCGCTTTCTCTTTTAGAGATCAAATCGGGCCTCCTGGATCTGGCTGAGGCCCTGCAGTTTCTCCACGTCGATGCACAGCTCATTCACCTCAATGTGAATCCGGACTCTGTCTTCTTCACGCCCAAGGGGCAATGGCGGCTGGGGGGCCTTGGGTTCGCCCGGGAGGTCTCCGGAGACGGAGGGGCTGACATGCTGGTTGACTGTGGATTCTCGTTTGG GTCCGCTAGCGGGAGTGCGCATGCGTCGGTGTCGGTGGTGCCGCCGCTCTACTACTCGGCGCCGGAGCTGGCTGCGAGTCAACCTGGGAAGTGCTGTCGGGCCTCCGACATCTACTCGCTGGGCTTGCTCATGGCGGAGGTGTTGCTCGGCCCTGTGCCCagctccggcgcgcgccttctcaaGACGAACGAGTGGGACGTGAATAGTCACCAGGCTCAG TGCCGACGACTCCTTCCCCTGCGCCCAAACATGTTCGCCAGCTCGCCGtacttctcttcttcctccgctgcgggcTCGCTGCCCACGTTGATGGCCCTCCTCTCTTCGATGTTGAATTCGGACCCTTCGCAGAGGCCTACCGTGGAGCAGTTTCTCCAGTCGCCGTTCTTTCAAGAT ATGAACATGAGggccctccgcttcctcgagGCCCTACATGAGAAGGACGAGAGCCAGGAAATTCAGTTCTTAAAGGGTTTTCTTCCACTCCTTCAGCAGCAGGAAGAATTCCACCACGCCAGCCTTCTTCG GAATCGGGTTCTCGGTCCGCTTCTGGATgctctcgccttcccgcCTCTCTACCCCTACGTCCTACCCAACCTTTGCTTCGTGATCAAGCAG CTCGACGACCGGCCCTACTTCCAGTCGGAGGTGTGGCCGCGTGTCAGGCCCCTGCTCACAGCGCGGGAAATTCAGATCGAGTCTGTTCTGTTCCTC ATGAACGAGCTGGAGTACCTGATGACGCAgtgcagcgacgaggccaTTCAGCAGGACCTCCACCCGCTCATTGTGAAGTGCATGCAGATTCAG GAGCCGCGCATCCAAGAGGCCGTTTTGACTCGCCTCGCCAACGTCTACCAGAAGTTTGACTACACTTTGCTGCGCACCGCCGTCCTGCCGCGCGTGCTGGCACTCATTCAGCAAGCAA cgtcATCGGCAGTGCGCATCCAAGGCCTGGCGGCGGTGACTGCCATGGCGGTCGCGTTCGACCGGTCGACTATCGTGGAGCAGATTGTCTCTGTCGTGCAGCAG GTCTGCGCGGCAGACAGGAGCGGAGTCGTGTGCGTAGCGGCATGTACGACGCTGGACACGCTCGCCAAGCAAGTCGGCCTTAAAACGACCGCCGAGCGTCTCCTCCCTATTTTGCTTCCGTTGCTCA TGGAGGATCAACTCACAGCGGCGCAGTTCGACATCGTCCACCGTACGGTGACTTCCCTTTTGAGCAAG GTCGAAGCGACTCGCCGGAAGCAGTTCGCCTTGCAGTTG GAGCAGGCGTCTgcagtcgcggcggcgctgcctccgtcaactgcggcgtcgtcgtttTCTCCCGTATTTCTAGATGGAGGCCAGCGGCCAGGGTCCTCGGGGCTCTTCGACGGAAGCCACAACGCGGGGTCTCAGCCTCTGCCTTTCGAGGCCCTGCTCATGTCTCcctcgagcgcgagcggcgccaggcaggcctcgcagcctcctccgccgccgcttcctccttctcttcctccgccgttTCCTCCATCTCCGGCGCCCCCTGCGATTCCTCCcacgtctgcttcttcctctctgtgtCCTTCGTTTGCGAGCTTCTCGGCTGCCGCCACGGCAGACGACCCCTTCTTGCTGGTCGCCTCCTCTGAGCTCggggcctcgcctcctctgcgggcgggctccgcggccacCCAGTCGACGGCGCCTGCTCATCTCGGTCCTCTCTCGacggctgcgcgtgcgtccgcgccgcctgcggtcTCCTCgagtctcctcttcgccgccacgcgcttGCCCTCCGACGGGGCGTGCCCGCTGGCCCCTCTGCCCAAACTTCCGGAGGAAATCTTTGGCTCCCCCGCTGGAAACGCCGCGCCCTGgcaagcagcgccgccgcagcgaggcccCCCTGTGCAGCCAGAAACGGGCGTCGCCAGCAGTTCTCCGCTAGCGCCTCCGGGCTTGACGGGGGCAGCGAACGACGTCGCGAAAGACAGTcacctcggcggcgcggcgctgcaaaATGGCGGCCGCACGAACCCGTG CAAGGAGTCGGGTTCCTCTCTGGAAGATCTTCTCGGTGCATCGtttccgtcgccgccagtctcgcgcgaggctcagCTGCGAGACGCCTTTGCTGATTTG CATCCACCGTcagcgtcctcctcctcaatgactgcgctggcgccgcgagtCGATCCTTTTGCCAATCTGGACCCCCCTCCAacttcgtctgcttctccggCAGTGGTATTCCCTCCTCTTTCCAACGGAGCGCCTAGTGCGGGCGCGGGTGGGTGTGGCGGAGGTCTGGATCCGTTTGCAAgactggcgggcgcgggcctgGGGTCCGCAGCGCCGGGGCCCGCTGTGGCGCCATCGTCAGCCTCGTTGACGAACGCCTTTTCCCAGGGCAATGCGTTTCTGGGGCAGGTGTCGGGAACCTCAGGCCTCGGATCCTCCGCAAAAGTCGATCCATTTGCGAATCTGTCGTCCTTGCGAATGTAG